The genomic segment CCCTGCTCAGCTGTAGGCTGGACTGTAGCGTTTGCAGGCTGCTGTGCCTCGTTCTGTTGTATCTTATTGTCTGTATTCTGATTATTCATTTTTCTTCAACTTATTGTTTTACTAATGCAGCTAACTCTGCGAATATCTGGTCCTTGCGGTCGATGGTGCATCTACGGAACTTTCCGAAGATCTTAGCCAGGTCGTTCTGCTTCTTGTTGAGCGCAATCTTGTCACTGATTACCTCTTCTGCAGGTTCCTTGAAACCGGTGCTTCTTCCTTCCTCGTAGTTGTAGATGATGCGGCCGAGCGAGAGATTCAGATGATTGTCTGAAATCCTGGCTACCAGCTGGTATTTGAATTCCGTGCGGTCGAGCGAGATGAATGACTGGCTGAAAACGAGCCATTCGTCCATCGTGTTGGCGATGACGTGTTCAGCATCGTTTACCAGTGCTACCCGGCTTGCTATGTTCTGCTCGTTCTGTGTCAGTTCACTCATGTATTTTAATACGATGTCGTAAATCTGCTTGGCAGTTTTTCCGTTAGCATCCGTATCGAGTGTGAATTCTATCTTGTTTTCATCATTATATGTGATAGCGCCTGCCAGATATTTCATGTCCACTTTGGCTATTGTGCCATTTGCCAGCTTGTTGGCAGGCTTGGCAGCCTCCTTTGGCTTAGCGGCTACGGCAACAGGAATCGCCCATCCCGTGGTTGATGTGGTTGGCTCCTTTACAACAACTGGTTCTGGCTCAGTAGCATTGCCCTTCTTTGCTTCAGCCGTTTTTGCTTCAGCTTCAGCCTTGGCGCTTGCAGCGTTGATGCTGTCGGCCTGAGCCTTCAGTTTGGCAGCCTGTGCTTTTATCTTAGCCACTTCCAGTGCCTTCTTGGCAGCTTCCAGCTGTTTCTGTGCCTGTTCCAGCTGCTGCTCTTCAGTCAGCACGGTTTGGGCCTGTGCAGTCATCAGCGGGAGGAGCATAAATATGGGGATGATGATTTTTTTCATGTCGAGTTGTTTTTATGAAACTATAAAATGACGGTTCCTGATTGCGGAACTTAGCGGAAGATGAGGGATTCAAACCCCCGATACCCGGAAGAGGGTATACCGGATTTCGAGTCCAGCGCATTCGGTCACTCTGCCAATCTTCCTTTTTATTTTATCAGATGCAAAAGTAATACATTTTTTGCATCTGACAAAATATTGCGGTTATTTTTTAACTATATTAACCCCGCTTTATAGAATTTTATACTATAGTTTTTACTGTTGCTGCAGGAATCTGTCGGCTTCGATGGCTGCCTTGGCTCCCGAGCCTGCGGCAACAACACCCTGGCGGTAGATTGGGTCGGCCACATCGCCTGCTGCGAAAACACCCGGAATGTTGGTGGTGGCAGTACCTGGCACTACTTTGATGAAGCCCTGCTCGTCGAGATCTATCTGCCCCTTGAAGAGGTCGGTGTTAGGCTTATGTCCGATAGCCAGGAAGAATCCGTCGATGCTGATGTCAAACTTCTCTTCATTGGCTTCGCCCTTGTGGCGCACGAGATGAGCACCTTCTACACCGTTCTTGCCGAAGAGCCCCAGCGTATTGGTTTCGAACAGAATCTCGATGTTCTCCTTGTTCTTTACACGTTGCTGCATGATTTCTGAAGCACGGAGATAAGGCTTGCGTACAATCATGTAAACCTTCTTGGCAAGTCCGGATAGATACATGGCCTCTTCGCAGGCAGTATCGCCACCGCCCACTACGGCTACGGTGCGCTTGCGGTAGAAGAATCCGTCACAGGTAGCGCAGGCTGAAACGCCCTGTCCGCGATATTTCTCTTCATCGGCAAGACCCAGATATTTGGCAGATGCTCCTGTGGCAATGATCACGGTTTCTGCCTCAATCTCGTTGTCGCGCTCATCGGTAAGATGAAATGGGCGTGAGCTGAAATCTGCCTTCACGATGCTTCCGTCTCTCATTTCAGCTCCGAATCGGGCTGCCTGTTCCTTCATGTCCATCATCATCTGCGTTCCGTCTACGCCGTTAGGATAGCCCGGAAAGTTTTCTACCTCTGTGGTGATGGTGAGCTGTCCGCCCGGCTGCATACCTGAATAGAGTACTGGCTGCAGGTTGGCTCTGCCGGCATAAATGGCAGCAGTATATCCCGCAGGACCGCTACCTATAATTAATGTCTTTATCTTTTCCATTTTTTATCTTATAGTTATATTTTTGTTTCCGATAGCTCGAAATGAGCCATTTTTCTCTGCAAAGGTACATCAAAACAATGAGAAATCAAAATAAAAATACATTATTTTTCTTTTCTTGCATAAATTATTGCTTTCGTTTGAAGAATTATTGTTATCTTTGCACCCGATAATAAGATGCTCCGGAAAGAACATCAATTAGAAGAAACGAAAAATATTTACTTGATATATGAATCAGATTAAGAAGATTGTACTGACGGGTGGACCTTGTGCGGGCAAGACTACCGCTATGGTTAAGGTGATTGAACATTTCTCCAGTCTCGGCTATAAGGTCTTTACCATTCCCGAGGTTCCAACCATGTTCACCCAGGCGGGCATGAATTATCTCACCTCCAACAAGGATTTTTTCTTCGAGGGCGAGAAGGCTACTTTTCAGACTCAGATCAACCTGGAAGACAGTTTCCTGCGCATGGCTGAAACATTGCAGCAGCCGGTCATCATCGTCTGCGATCGTGGTACGATGGATATTTCTACCTATCTCACTCCCGATTTCTGGCACCGCATCATCTCTGAAGAGGGCTATACAGATGCCCAGCTTCGCGACCGCTATGATGCTGTGCTGCATCTGGTGAGTGCTGCTGATGGTGCCGAGCAGTTTTATACTACAGCCAACAATGCGCAGCGCCTGGAGAAGGCCGATGAAGAAGGACTGAAGATTGCGCGAGAGTTGGACAAGAAGATTGTTTCTGCATGGAAGGGGCATCCTCATCTCAGGGTAATCAATAACCACGAAGATTTCAACAACAAGCTGAACCGTGTGCTCAAGGAGATAAGCAATGTGCTTGCCATTCCGCAGCCGATAGAGGAGGAGCGAAAATATATCGTGAAGCTGACGGGCGAGGTTCCTAATGCGATAGACAGCGATATTGTTCAGACTTATCTTACGGGTGAGCCGGGCAGCGAGATTCGTCTTCGCCGTCGCGGTTTCGAGGGAGGCAAGTATGTGTATGTTCACACCACCAAGAAGCGTATTTCAGACAATGAGCAGATTGAGACTGAGCGACAGATCAATGCCAATCTTTACGAGAGTATGCTTCAGCAGGCTGACCCTTACCGCCAGCGCATTCATAAGCATCGCAAGAGTTTTATCTGGAAGGGCCAGTATTTCGAGCTCGACGAGTTTCTTGAGCCGGTTTCCGACCTGATGATTCTTGAAACCCGCGGCATTTCAGCCAACGAGAGCGTGAAGTTTCCTCCTTTCATTCAGGTGCTGGAGGATATTACGGGCAACAGCAAATATTATAATTATAACATAGCGCTGAAGCGGTAAATCAGCCGAAAATGTAAAAAGTTACGGAGATAATTCATATTCTCCGTAACTTTTTACATAAACCACTCACTTTTGGTGTTATTGAGTTTCATCATTATTATTCGGCTTTGTTTGTGCCATAATACAGAATCTCTCATATCTCTTTCTCCCAGTCCATAATCACATGAACCACCTATCCAAACGTAATATGTAGAAGTATCTTGTGTCATAATTATTTTATCTTCAATGTCCGCAGATATTCCTTCTGCTCGGGCGTGATTCTGTAGCTCTCGATGGCCTTCTGGATGGTCTTGTTGTGCGTCCAGGAAGCAAGGCGGTTTTGTTCGATGTAGGGAATCGCCTGGTTCCATTGCTTGGCAAGAGCGGTGGCGAAGAACCAGGCTACCATCATCTTTACGTAATACTCTTCGCTCCTTACTGATGCAGGAATTTCAAGATATTCAGCCTTGAAGTCTTTGTCCAGATAATGAGACATAAGTATCTCTATTCCAAAGCGACAGGTATAAACGTGTGACGATTTGCTCCAAGTCTTGATCTTTGCCAACAGTTCCTTCTTGTGTTTGGCAAACACCTTCGGAGACATGATGTCGCAAACTGCCCAGTTGTCCACGAAAGGCAGGAAGGTGTCTGTAAGACGAATGCATTCCCCGTAGTCCTTTACCTCGGAAATGAGGAGACCGTGAAGCATGTTCTCATCGTAGTATTTATGAGGAAGCTGATGCAGGAATTCCTCGCTTTCTGCCTCCTTTGTAAACTCTTTTGCGAACTTGCGGAGCACAGGCACACGAATGCCTATGAAACTCTCCACAGGCACTCCCGGTGTCAGTTTAGCCTGGAAAGCAGCATACTGCTTATCCTGCATGGCGAACAGTCTTTCTTGAAGTGAAGTCATTTTTATCCTATTAATTTAATGATCTGTTTATCTGAAGCATCAGGCAGGATTTCTTTCAGATGTTCGAAAATCCTCTGATAAGATTCTAGGGGAGTTCGGTTGCATTGGCAAGCCTCCCTGCCATAGAGATCTTCGGGAGTATTGAGCAGCGACCAACCCCAACCATATTCATGATTGTGTTTGTCGCGAGGGTAGATGAAATCCTCGGTCACGATGTAAGTTGCCATTTCCAGTCGGGTGAGATAACCGTCAAACTTGCTTCTCATTCCCTTGCCCGTGAAACCGCAGGCTGCCCGAAGTTCTCTCGTGATGAGACTGCCAGTAGATTGAAGCGTGCAGAGAATGGCTCCTTCTATCGATTCTTCATCCGGACGGGGGTATTTGCTTCTTCTGTAGTTGCAGAAGTCCGGCCACCATTCCTGGCTGATGAATCCTGCTTTCTTGTTAAAGAACTTTCCGTACATACACGGCATTTCCTGCACAATCTCGCCCTTCCATTTCCAAAGCGGCCAGTCCCAACCGCCTTCAGGAAGTCTTACGTAACCGCAATCCTCCGCCACGATGTCTTCGGCAGAGAATCCTTCAATGCCACTATCGAGGAGAGGGAGGAAGCCGATCTTCTGAATCAGCTCCATCATGCCTGTTGCTGAATATATTTCTGGAAAATTCATGTTTATTTATTTTTATCTTTTGTAATTAAACACTTTAACCATATCCTTGTCGCCACCCACAAGCTGGCTGCATCTGTTCAGCATTCCGGTGTCAGAGAAACCGCATTTGTTACCTATATGTTCTAAATCCATTATCATGGTGCAAAAATAGTAAGATTTGGAATAGAAAACGAACTTTTATTTGCTTTTCTGTTCTATTTTTGGCTATTATTTCAAAGCCTTGCCGTCAGAGAATGCGTTACCGACTTTCTCGCCCAACTGGATATAGCTATGATGAATAGGGTCGAAGACAATCAGCTCCATTTTCTCCATGTTTGGATTTCCGTCTTCTGCCAGATACTTCTCATCCACAAGAATATTGACGATTTCGGCAACGAGATAATAACCGGTTTCGCTTTCGTCGTATTTCTCCTTGATGCGGCACTCCAGGGTCATCGGGAAATCGGTGAACACAGGAGCGTTAACCATTGTCGCCTTCTCGATATTCCATCCCGTCTTCTCCATTTTCTTCGGGTCGTTCTTGGCTGAAACAATGCCCACGAAATCAGAAGCCACCATGGTTTTCTTGGTAGCGAAGGAAACGGTAAACTCACCGCCAAGCTTCAGGTTGTCTGTGGTGACGTGATTTCCCATCGAGATCATAATTTCCTTCATGTCCCACTGTCCTGCCCAGGCAGCATTCATGGCGTTGGCAACTCCTTCCTTATTATATGTGCCGATAATCAGCACAGGTTGTGGTGCAAACCACGGCTTTGGTGCAAAACTTTTCATATACTTCGTTCTTTATATTGTTATCTTTATGTGTAAATACGCCATCAGCGCAATTTGTATCACTTTAAAATCCCAACTCCACATCCTTACCGAATGGTGCGAGCGAAAGCGCGGCCATCTTGAAATGCTGTTTTCCCCAAGGAATGCCGACAATGGTTATACATAAGAGAAAGCCGAAGAACAGATGCATGAGGCAAGCCCACAATCCTCCGAAAATCAGCCAGAGTAAATTCAACGGGATGCGAATGCAACCTGTAGGACTATTCGATTCTCTTACCGTAGAGCCAAAAGGCCATAGGCAGAGCAGACCAATCTTGAATGTCTGTATTGCAAACGGAATGCCGATGATAGTACATGCAAGAGCCAGACTTCCGGTGAAATAACCGATGGCAGCTTCGAGACCTCCGAAGAGCCACCAAAGTAAGTTTCCTATTATGCGCATAAGATTATTCTTTTCATCTTTTATATCAAGAATGGATCAAGCGTAGCCAGAAGTTCGGCTTTATCTACCACACCGCTTGTGCGCCATAATACTTCTCCGTTTCGGAAGAGCATCAGCGTAGGCACGGATTGGATGCGGTATTGGCTTGCTGTTACGCCGTACTTATCTACATCCACCTTGATGATTCGGATGCGGTCGCCCAATACACTCTTCACCTGCTCCAGAATGGGGTGCATCGCCTTGCAAGGTTGGCACCAGGTAGCAAAGAAATCGACCAGAACAAGCTGGCCACTGTTTATTACATTATTAAATGTCTCCATAATTATCTGTCTATTTCCGTGAAACGATTAAAAGTTCTGCCGTCCCTCGTAACTTTCCCGAAGAACATATCTTCCGGTCTTACCCAATAGGCTTGGTCTCCATAGAGAGCCTGATAAACCACCATGCGCTCCTGAGTCTCGGAGTCGAAGGCAGAATGGATGAACTTATATTTGCCGCCCTTAAAGTGCTGGAAATATCTTTCTTCCTTTGCTGAAAACTCCATCAGCATTTTCTGGGCAAGGGGAGCGTACCAGGTCTTCACCTCCTGCTCTGTAGGCGTATGACCGCCAGGGAAATGGAAGGCTTGGTTGTAATGCTGCAGGAAAAGAGGGGAGAAGTGAGCCAGGGTGTCCTGCTCACCAAAAAGTCCCCACACACGATTCTTATAATAGGGGTTGCAATGGTCGAACTGCACGGCTTCCAGTTCCGCAAACTCCTCAATCAGCGCCTCGTCAATCACCAGCCGCTGATTTCCGTCCCTTCTCGGTGCCTTGTATTCATGCTCGCCGATTCGCTCCTTCAGAAACTCCGTCATCATGAAATACGGATTGCCGAGCAGGGCAGGAATGCCCACCACCGGAGCCAGCATCTGGGCGAGGAAAGAGCCGCAGCTGTTGCCCAGAAGCAAGTCGGGCTGCTCCCGGTCGATGATGGAGCGAATCTCCTTCAGTGCCTCCTTTGGGTGCAATGGCAAGTCGGGAGTCAGCACCACCGCCGTTCCCTCAAACGCCTCTTTCAAGGCTCTCGCCATCGGACAGCTGCCCGTGGCGAAGAATCCGTGTAGGAATAATAGCTTCTTCATGCTCTAATCATTTGATAATTATGCGCCTGTAATCTAGGAGGATAAGCCATGCTCAACTCCCATATTAGCGCAATATATCTGCAAAAATACAAAAAAATATTCAGAAAGTTGATTATATGGATGGATTTTGTTGGCAGGGCGAACTTGATTTAACCTTATTTTATAAGATAGAGGGATGTTGAGGGATATTTTTGAAACCGGAAATCCTTAATGACCTTAATGACCGGAATCTTTGGGGTTTGAAAATGATAATGACCCTTAATGACTTTGACCCTTCATGACCGGAATTCTCGGTAGAACGAAAAAGACCGCTCTCCCCATATTGAGGTGAGCGGTCGATTTATTTATGGATGAGTCTGCTTATTATAATAAGGTGGACTCCATGTTCTTTATCCCATGCAGCTCGTTACTCCGAGCGTAGTAGCGATAGCGGTCAGAATGCTGATGGCTATCTGAAGAATTGTTTTCCAAGTGTTCGCTTTCATTTTTTTGAATGTTGAGTGTTGAATGTTGAATTTTTTGTGGGACGGATAGGCTGGGCTAGGGGCTAGCATCCTAGCCAGTCTATCCTTGGGCTATTCAAGGCCGTCGCCAGTATCGTCCTTGCCGGTAGTACCGCCGCCTGATTCAGAGCCTTGGCCTTCGCTGCCGGTCTGACCGGTGCTTGAACCACCTGGGGTAGAACCGCCTGACGTATTATCCGGAGTCATTGGCGCGTTGAGGTCAACGTTGGTCTTACCCTCCTTAATAGCCTTGATAACGGCTGCCTGAGCACTGCGGCTGGCTACGAGGTTGAACTCGGCGTCATCGCGAAGGTTCTTGAACTCCTGATCTGGCTCCCACTGAACCTTCACACCGGTGATGTTCTGAGCGGTGAACTTGTCAGCATCCTCAGCACCCTTCGAGGTGAGAAGGAGAGAGAAATCACCGAGATCGCCCAGACGGATTTTCTTGCCCTCAAGCAACATCTCACGCATGCAGTCTACGGCAATGTAGAGGATGGCGCTGATGTCGGCTCTTGAATAAACACTGCCATGAGAGGTGATGTGCTTGGCAAACTTCTCGATAGTCATGATGTCGGTGTACTGTGAGATAGCAAAAGCATTCTGCTTCTCGGTCTTCACGAGTTCCAGGTCCTTTGGGTCAGGGGTCTTACCCTCCTTCTTCGCCTGGTTGATGCGTGACTTAGCCTGGTTGATTTCCAGAAGATTTGCGTTCACGCTACGCATTACGATGCTGTAATTAATCATAGTCGTTTGTAGTATGTTTAGAGTCCTTTGTTTTGCAACTCCCCAGAACGCCCCGTTCCTGCCGTTTTCGGGGTCTTCATTGATGACCGGCGCCTGCCATCATTTATGACCCGTCTAGGTCTTAATAGAAGACCCGATCAAGGCACAAAAGGCTGTTCTTTCGATTGCCGGTGCAAAGATACAACATTTTCGGGCAGAATGCAAGCTTTCCCCCTGACTTTCTTTGCAGGAAATGACGTAAGTAGCTGATAAATAATACTTTCTATCGTTTTCTATCAGAACTTTATTGCAGAAACATAGCAAAAAGGGAAATACGCATTGAAGGTAGCCGAAGAAACGTGAAAAAGCGGTCATTAAGGTCAAGGTCATTAAGGTCATTAAGCACTTTTCGCTCGCTCTCTTTTCTTATAATATAATATTAAATTTTTAATATTATATTATATATATATTCCGTTCCCCCGAAACCCTTAATGACCTTAATGACCATGACCTTAATGACCGGAAGAGAGAAATATTATTTAGTGTTAAAATCTGAAATTTATGCATTTCTTTCATAAATATTTTGTACCTTTGAAGTCTAGTCTGTACCATCTGTTATCCTGTAGTTATTGAAGAATAGGCAACATTCCTGAATACTATTGCAAGATAAATCTTGGCATCAGTAAAAATAAATGAGAGTTAAACAATAAGATTATTTTACAAAAATTAACAAGCTTATGCCTATTTTTAATTTTTACCGCTTTGAAAATAAGCAAGTAGATAATGGACCTAGCTTTTTTGCTGCAGAAGAGGCAGCAGAGGCTAGATTTAATCAGGGGAAATACCAATCTCCCAGAGAATGTTTTGGAAGTTTCTTTACTTCCAAGCAACGCCATCAGCTATCTATCATGAAATCACATGGTAGTGCTGGAGCATATAATCATGAATTATACAACTGCGATGTTGTTGTTTCTGCATGCCTAGATGTAATATTGCTGGAACTGGAGAGTAATGGTACGAAGACAACGATTGAAAACAAGAAGAGAATCAAACATCCCAATCATCCATACTGTCGTGTAATAATCGACAACAGAGAGGGTTATCAGATTATAGCCATCGAGAAAAACGCAGCTTTTTCGGGAGATACAGACAAGGCTGCCTTAGTTTTGCAGAAAGGCTTTAATCAGAAACTTTCTGTATATGGCAGGGAGATTGTCATTCAGCCTCTACATAAGAAAACTACAGATTTCTGGCCAGTGGTATGGGACATCCGCAAAAAGTTCAATGACCGTGTACGCTTTATAAAACTCGACTTTTGTGGAGAAGGAGAGAATAAGAGTGCCGATGGTCTGATGGCATTGATTACCCAACTTGCCAGAAAGGGAGACTGTGCAGCTCTTTTAGAATTGTCACGCAAGCCCGGTTCTCCAGAAATTAATTTACAAGAACTGCATGATGATCTGACCAATATTGCTGCAATCTGTCTTAATGAAGGCATTTTTGACCTTACCGTCCACTTTGCCCATTTTGGCTGCTATCGCTATGGTGCTGATATCATGGCGCAATTCGGCATCGAAGAAGAGGCTATCAGCTCCTTTGGTGTTGAACTGTTAAGTTGTTTTGATGGCAATAGTCCGACCTTTGCGCTGATACAATGGATGGATAAAATGAACGAAATACTGAAAGATTATGCCAATACTGGAATACTTCAAAAAGGACGTAAGAAGGGCCCTAGAAGAAAAGCTTGCTGACGATAGCATGTTCCGCTCCATTCGCGGTACATGCCTGAGAGTAATGAACGATGCTAAAGAAATCAAGTTGCATCCCACAGAACTATACTATCTTGCTTTCTGCGTTATCGATAGCATGAAAGGTCAGAGTACCAGCCAAGCAGAATTCTATTCTAAGGACGAGGCATGGTATGAATATGATGAAGTTCTGCGGGATATCTATGGCGGAGATTCGGATCACGAGAGACATTCTGCACTTGCTCTGATTATTCAGACATGTGCAGAATGGTTGCTGCGAAGTCGCGACATGAGCAGGCTGGGGATAGTTTCTAATCTGAAATTGCAGATTGCCTATCATATTAGTGAAGAATTCTCACGGCGACTGGATGAGGAGTTCAGGCGCGGTTTTTGCTGTGTTGATGAGGAAGAATTTGCTGGGCTTGTGTACGATTATCTGCAGGGTGAGCGCCTTATCTCCGAAGAAATTGATTCTCTGCTTGATTCAATGGACGGAGATGCTGACATGGAAAATCCTTCTGTCGCACCAAGCTCAATCCGTATTGCTCCAAGAAAGAAAACCTCTGTGCTGACTGTCCTCAATGCCATGTATAAAGCTGGATGGTTTACGAATGTTGATGGCAGCCCTTTGAAGAATCGTGATGAGGCATTGAATGATATTCTGAGAAATGCTTTCGGTACAGATAAGGATACTGCCATCAGTCAAACCCTGAATCCTTCTAACGGTACAGTAAAATATAAATTCAAACCGCTCATGGAAAAGCTACTCGATGGAAAGGAAATTGAGCTGTTTATCCATGATTTGACCCAGGAATTGATGGAAAATCATCAATAATTTTTTATTTAGTAAAGCATTTGCCTTACTTTAGTAAAGCAAGCGTTAAGAAGAAAACAAGTAAATTTGCCCCCGAAATCAGTTGCAAGCTGGTTTCGGGGGCTTTTTCATTTTTATATGTTCAGCCCATTTTGTTTAACCTGAGCGGAGGCGGGGAACCTCACAACGTGATTGAAGATGGCCATCGGGAATCCACGGCTTCTCTCGCAAACCGATCAGGAATCATGGCAGAAAAAAAACATCAGCTTACGGCTCTGGGCATTGCCTATGAAGCCGTCATCAAGCTGGGCTATACGCACAGCAAACTGGCAAGGCTCGACAGCAGCATCAACTATCCTACGCTGAGGAATATCAGAGACGGGAAGGAGATGAAGAAAGCTACGGAGCGGTTCTATCTGAAACTTTTCTTCGACCTTATTAATAAGGAATATGAACGGCGAATGGCCTGTGGGGGCGACGGAGCCGTCAGCCTGCTTATCGTGATGAAAAACATCCTTGAAGCAGAGCTGAAATAAAAAGTGGTGAAAAGATGAGGGGACATTCTTTCACCAACTATTCCGCCGCATCGAAAGTGTTGCTATCTTTGCACCAGCTTTAGCAAGGTTGGGCGGATTAAAGAAAACCTTAAAGGAAGGTTAGACCTTGCGGTTTATAGATTATGAACGGAATGTTTATGAGAGTGGTGCAGCAGGGCGAGGCGTTCGCTGTACAGAGTCAGAAAAGTGAGAACGGACAGATGATGAAATGCAACATCGTTCTCCAGGAGATGGGCGGCAAGTATGAGAACCAGTATGCTGCGGCAATGCTGGGCAATATGGCCCAGTGTAAGTATGCTCCGGGCGAGCTGGTGGCTGTTACGCTCCGCTTTACTACCCATGAGCACAATGGTCAGGTTTATCAGGATATTCTGGTTACGGACATTGAAAAGGTAAAAGGGTAAAAAGTAAAAAGAACCTTAACCCTTTGCAACCACGTTACCATAAAGGGTAAAAAGTAAAACTGAGTTGAAACAGAGGAGGATTTTCCATGGTAAAGCGCGCAACAATCCGGATGTTTCTTCTCCTAAAATTCAATTCAGATTATGAAAAAAGCAAACAAAAAGCAGGTGAATAACCAGCAGGTGAATAATAACGGCTGCCAGCATGTACAGCTCGGTGGTGTGGCTTACTATGATGATAAGCAGTATTTCCTTTTCAGTCCTGATTCTGTAAATCAGGGTGTTGTAGAAGCTTTTCGCCGTCATGGCGTGGCTCAGCAAATGCAAGACGGAACATTTGATTTCGTAGCAGTTTCTAAGCCGAAAAGCCAGTCGGAACTGATTAAGAAACTGGCGCATGGTCGGTTGAGCAAGACCAAGG from the Segatella copri genome contains:
- a CDS encoding DUF4468 domain-containing protein, with amino-acid sequence MKKIIIPIFMLLPLMTAQAQTVLTEEQQLEQAQKQLEAAKKALEVAKIKAQAAKLKAQADSINAASAKAEAEAKTAEAKKGNATEPEPVVVKEPTTSTTGWAIPVAVAAKPKEAAKPANKLANGTIAKVDMKYLAGAITYNDENKIEFTLDTDANGKTAKQIYDIVLKYMSELTQNEQNIASRVALVNDAEHVIANTMDEWLVFSQSFISLDRTEFKYQLVARISDNHLNLSLGRIIYNYEEGRSTGFKEPAEEVISDKIALNKKQNDLAKIFGKFRRCTIDRKDQIFAELAALVKQ
- the trxB gene encoding thioredoxin-disulfide reductase encodes the protein MEKIKTLIIGSGPAGYTAAIYAGRANLQPVLYSGMQPGGQLTITTEVENFPGYPNGVDGTQMMMDMKEQAARFGAEMRDGSIVKADFSSRPFHLTDERDNEIEAETVIIATGASAKYLGLADEEKYRGQGVSACATCDGFFYRKRTVAVVGGGDTACEEAMYLSGLAKKVYMIVRKPYLRASEIMQQRVKNKENIEILFETNTLGLFGKNGVEGAHLVRHKGEANEEKFDISIDGFFLAIGHKPNTDLFKGQIDLDEQGFIKVVPGTATTNIPGVFAAGDVADPIYRQGVVAAGSGAKAAIEADRFLQQQ
- a CDS encoding AAA family ATPase, with amino-acid sequence MNQIKKIVLTGGPCAGKTTAMVKVIEHFSSLGYKVFTIPEVPTMFTQAGMNYLTSNKDFFFEGEKATFQTQINLEDSFLRMAETLQQPVIIVCDRGTMDISTYLTPDFWHRIISEEGYTDAQLRDRYDAVLHLVSAADGAEQFYTTANNAQRLEKADEEGLKIARELDKKIVSAWKGHPHLRVINNHEDFNNKLNRVLKEISNVLAIPQPIEEERKYIVKLTGEVPNAIDSDIVQTYLTGEPGSEIRLRRRGFEGGKYVYVHTTKKRISDNEQIETERQINANLYESMLQQADPYRQRIHKHRKSFIWKGQYFELDEFLEPVSDLMILETRGISANESVKFPPFIQVLEDITGNSKYYNYNIALKR
- a CDS encoding DNA alkylation repair protein; the encoded protein is MTSLQERLFAMQDKQYAAFQAKLTPGVPVESFIGIRVPVLRKFAKEFTKEAESEEFLHQLPHKYYDENMLHGLLISEVKDYGECIRLTDTFLPFVDNWAVCDIMSPKVFAKHKKELLAKIKTWSKSSHVYTCRFGIEILMSHYLDKDFKAEYLEIPASVRSEEYYVKMMVAWFFATALAKQWNQAIPYIEQNRLASWTHNKTIQKAIESYRITPEQKEYLRTLKIK
- a CDS encoding AlkZ-related protein, with translation MNFPEIYSATGMMELIQKIGFLPLLDSGIEGFSAEDIVAEDCGYVRLPEGGWDWPLWKWKGEIVQEMPCMYGKFFNKKAGFISQEWWPDFCNYRRSKYPRPDEESIEGAILCTLQSTGSLITRELRAACGFTGKGMRSKFDGYLTRLEMATYIVTEDFIYPRDKHNHEYGWGWSLLNTPEDLYGREACQCNRTPLESYQRIFEHLKEILPDASDKQIIKLIG
- a CDS encoding flavin reductase family protein, coding for MKSFAPKPWFAPQPVLIIGTYNKEGVANAMNAAWAGQWDMKEIMISMGNHVTTDNLKLGGEFTVSFATKKTMVASDFVGIVSAKNDPKKMEKTGWNIEKATMVNAPVFTDFPMTLECRIKEKYDESETGYYLVAEIVNILVDEKYLAEDGNPNMEKMELIVFDPIHHSYIQLGEKVGNAFSDGKALK
- a CDS encoding YccF domain-containing protein → MRIIGNLLWWLFGGLEAAIGYFTGSLALACTIIGIPFAIQTFKIGLLCLWPFGSTVRESNSPTGCIRIPLNLLWLIFGGLWACLMHLFFGFLLCITIVGIPWGKQHFKMAALSLAPFGKDVELGF
- the trxA gene encoding thioredoxin, with the protein product METFNNVINSGQLVLVDFFATWCQPCKAMHPILEQVKSVLGDRIRIIKVDVDKYGVTASQYRIQSVPTLMLFRNGEVLWRTSGVVDKAELLATLDPFLI
- a CDS encoding YqiA/YcfP family alpha/beta fold hydrolase, coding for MKKLLFLHGFFATGSCPMARALKEAFEGTAVVLTPDLPLHPKEALKEIRSIIDREQPDLLLGNSCGSFLAQMLAPVVGIPALLGNPYFMMTEFLKERIGEHEYKAPRRDGNQRLVIDEALIEEFAELEAVQFDHCNPYYKNRVWGLFGEQDTLAHFSPLFLQHYNQAFHFPGGHTPTEQEVKTWYAPLAQKMLMEFSAKEERYFQHFKGGKYKFIHSAFDSETQERMVVYQALYGDQAYWVRPEDMFFGKVTRDGRTFNRFTEIDR
- a CDS encoding smalltalk protein codes for the protein MKANTWKTILQIAISILTAIATTLGVTSCMG
- a CDS encoding HU family DNA-binding protein codes for the protein MINYSIVMRSVNANLLEINQAKSRINQAKKEGKTPDPKDLELVKTEKQNAFAISQYTDIMTIEKFAKHITSHGSVYSRADISAILYIAVDCMREMLLEGKKIRLGDLGDFSLLLTSKGAEDADKFTAQNITGVKVQWEPDQEFKNLRDDAEFNLVASRSAQAAVIKAIKEGKTNVDLNAPMTPDNTSGGSTPGGSSTGQTGSEGQGSESGGGTTGKDDTGDGLE
- a CDS encoding DUF3127 domain-containing protein — protein: MNGMFMRVVQQGEAFAVQSQKSENGQMMKCNIVLQEMGGKYENQYAAAMLGNMAQCKYAPGELVAVTLRFTTHEHNGQVYQDILVTDIEKVKG